A region of Subdoligranulum variabile DNA encodes the following proteins:
- a CDS encoding amino acid ABC transporter ATP-binding protein gives MSEPIIQVRHLSKSFGTHVVLRDVDFTVNAGDVTCVIGASGSGKSTLLRCINLLETPTNGNVLFHGQEITAKGFDPCAYRAKVGMVFQSFNLFNNMSVLDNCTAGLRYVLHQDKETARRTALANLEKVGMAPYIHAKPRQLSGGQKQRVAIARALSMQPEVLLFDEPTSALDPQMVGEVLAVMRQLAKDGLTMIVVTHEMAFARDVSSHVVYMADGVIAEEGTPADIFEHPQNPRTVEFLSRFRQE, from the coding sequence ATGTCTGAGCCGATCATCCAAGTGCGCCACCTCTCCAAGAGTTTCGGCACCCATGTGGTGCTGCGGGATGTGGATTTTACCGTCAACGCCGGCGACGTGACCTGTGTCATCGGTGCTTCGGGCAGCGGCAAATCCACCCTGCTGCGCTGCATCAACCTGCTGGAAACGCCCACCAACGGCAACGTGCTCTTCCATGGGCAGGAGATCACCGCCAAAGGGTTTGACCCCTGCGCCTACCGCGCCAAGGTGGGCATGGTGTTCCAGAGCTTCAACCTCTTCAACAACATGTCGGTGCTGGACAACTGCACGGCCGGCCTGCGGTATGTGCTGCATCAGGACAAGGAGACCGCCCGCCGCACCGCGCTGGCCAACCTGGAAAAGGTGGGTATGGCGCCCTATATCCACGCCAAGCCCCGCCAGCTTTCCGGCGGCCAGAAACAGCGCGTGGCCATCGCCCGCGCCCTTTCCATGCAGCCGGAAGTCCTGCTCTTCGACGAACCCACCTCCGCCCTGGATCCCCAGATGGTGGGCGAAGTGCTGGCCGTTATGCGGCAGCTGGCCAAGGACGGCCTGACGATGATCGTCGTCACCCACGAGATGGCCTTTGCCCGGGATGTTTCCAGCCATGTGGTCTACATGGCCGACGGTGTCATCGCCGAGGAAGGCACCCCCGCCGACATCTTTGAGCATCCCCAGAATCCGCGCACCGTGGAATTCCTTTCCCGGTTCCGCCAGGAATAA
- a CDS encoding amino acid ABC transporter permease: protein MQDFFVNCATVLQKYGFSYLRGAGTTLLLALVGTFFGCLIGFAIGALQTIPVDKQRDPAWKRALIRILHGVLRCYVELFRGTPMIVQAVFIYYGLLQVFGIKMGMWTAGFLIVSINTGAYMAETVRGGIVSIDPGQTEGAMSIGMTHWQTMLHVILPQALRNIIPQIGNNFIINIKDTSVLSVISITDLFFVHKSVVGALYTYFESATIVMIIYLTMTLLASYLLRLWEKALDGPQNYDLNTTDTLAYTSGMYNAPNPVHEPQNLDMKGEVSHV from the coding sequence ATGCAAGACTTTTTCGTAAACTGCGCCACCGTACTGCAAAAATACGGTTTTTCCTACCTGCGCGGCGCAGGCACTACCCTGCTGCTGGCCCTGGTGGGCACCTTTTTCGGTTGCCTGATCGGCTTTGCCATCGGCGCACTGCAGACCATTCCGGTGGACAAGCAGCGTGATCCCGCCTGGAAACGGGCCCTGATCCGCATTCTGCACGGCGTACTGCGCTGCTATGTGGAACTGTTCCGCGGCACCCCCATGATCGTGCAGGCCGTCTTTATCTACTACGGCCTGCTGCAGGTATTCGGCATCAAGATGGGGATGTGGACAGCCGGCTTCCTCATTGTCTCCATCAACACCGGCGCCTACATGGCGGAGACGGTCCGCGGCGGCATCGTTTCCATCGATCCCGGCCAGACCGAGGGCGCCATGTCCATCGGCATGACCCACTGGCAGACCATGCTCCATGTCATTCTGCCCCAGGCGCTGCGCAACATCATCCCCCAGATCGGCAACAACTTCATCATCAACATCAAAGATACCTCGGTGTTGTCGGTTATCTCCATTACCGACCTGTTCTTTGTCCACAAGAGCGTGGTGGGAGCCCTGTACACCTACTTTGAGAGCGCCACCATCGTCATGATCATTTATCTGACGATGACGCTGCTGGCCAGCTATCTGCTGCGCCTGTGGGAGAAAGCGCTGGACGGCCCGCAGAACTACGACCTGAACACCACCGATACCCTGGCCTACACCAGCGGCATGTACAATGCCCCCAACCCTGTCCATGAACCCCAGAATCTGGATATGAAAGGAGAGGTTTCCCATGTCTGA
- a CDS encoding transporter substrate-binding domain-containing protein, producing the protein MKLKKTLSLCLAALLTAGLVGCGSTATTDSTAASDSAASTAETGTEADTTAAPDGDGDPTTLTVAMECAYAPYNWTQSDDSNGAVQIRDSSDYAYGYDVMMAKKIAEALGQNVQVVKLDWDSLIPAVMSGDVDCVIAGQSITSERAQQVDFSDPYYYASIITLVKKDGPYANAKSVADLSGATCTSQLGTIWYDNCLPQIPDANILPAQETAPAMLVALNSGACDVVVTDRPTAQAALVAYPDFVALDFGGGDEDFQVSDEDINIGISMKKGNTALKDAINGVLATMTTDDYNTMMDEAISVQPLSE; encoded by the coding sequence ATGAAACTGAAGAAAACATTGAGCCTGTGCCTGGCTGCCCTTCTGACGGCCGGCCTGGTCGGCTGCGGTTCCACCGCGACCACCGACAGCACTGCTGCCAGCGACAGCGCCGCTTCCACCGCCGAAACCGGCACCGAAGCGGATACCACGGCTGCTCCGGACGGCGACGGCGATCCCACCACTCTGACGGTGGCCATGGAATGCGCCTACGCCCCCTACAACTGGACCCAGAGCGACGATTCCAACGGCGCTGTGCAGATCCGCGATTCCAGCGACTATGCCTACGGCTATGACGTCATGATGGCGAAGAAGATCGCCGAGGCGCTGGGCCAGAATGTCCAGGTCGTCAAGCTGGACTGGGACAGCCTGATCCCCGCTGTCATGAGCGGTGATGTGGACTGTGTCATTGCCGGCCAGTCCATCACCAGCGAGCGTGCCCAGCAGGTGGATTTCTCTGACCCGTACTACTACGCTTCCATCATCACCCTGGTGAAGAAGGACGGCCCCTACGCCAACGCCAAGAGCGTGGCCGATCTGAGCGGTGCCACCTGCACCAGCCAGCTGGGTACCATCTGGTACGACAACTGCCTGCCCCAGATTCCCGACGCCAACATCCTGCCCGCCCAGGAGACCGCTCCGGCCATGCTGGTGGCCCTGAACAGCGGTGCCTGTGATGTGGTCGTCACCGACCGTCCCACCGCCCAGGCCGCTCTGGTCGCCTACCCTGACTTTGTGGCGCTGGACTTCGGCGGCGGCGATGAGGACTTCCAGGTCAGCGACGAGGATATCAACATCGGCATCTCCATGAAGAAGGGCAACACCGCCCTGAAGGATGCCATCAACGGCGTGCTGGCCACCATGACCACCGACGATTACAACACCATGATGGACGAAGCCATCAGCGTGCAGCCCCTGAGCGAGTAA
- a CDS encoding carbon starvation CstA family protein — MNTLVIVLIAAVCLVCAYAGYGRWIAKNWGIDPNAKTPAVRLEDGKDYVPTNGWTVFSHQFSSIAGAGPVTGAIQAAAFGWLPVLLWVLLGGIFFGAVTDFGALYASVKNDGKSMGMLIEKYIGKLGRRLFLLFCWLFTLLVIAAFADMVADTFNAYTTTDGVTSLAAAANTNGAAGMVSIMFMVFAVIFGLIQKKFNFDGWKEAVIGIVFIVLSFVIGSNCPIILAKEGWIYITFIYIFFAAVLPMWLLKQPRDYMTTFMFIFMIAGAAVGLLVAHPTMNLHAFTAWNVVKGENGSLISGSLFPILFVTVACGAVSGFHSLVSSGTSSKTVENEKDMLKVGYGAMVLESLLAVLALCVAGASAAADGTPAAGTPFQVFSNGVAGFFEMFGVPVYAATVFMTMCVSALALTSLDAVARIGRMSFQELFSVDDMEHAEGWRKLFCNTYFSTIVTLVFGFILAKIGYSNIWPLFGSANQLLSALVLVTLCVFLKVTGRSNKMLFPPLVIMLCVTFTALVQILVGCVQAYAAGTATFLMQGLQLILAILLILLGVIIVVNSLRVYAASEKNSEKASAQ; from the coding sequence ATGAATACGCTTGTGATCGTTCTGATTGCAGCGGTCTGTCTGGTATGTGCGTACGCCGGGTATGGCCGCTGGATCGCCAAAAACTGGGGTATCGACCCCAACGCCAAGACTCCTGCTGTGCGGCTGGAAGATGGCAAAGACTACGTTCCCACCAACGGCTGGACCGTGTTCAGCCACCAGTTCTCCTCCATTGCAGGTGCGGGCCCCGTTACCGGTGCCATCCAGGCCGCTGCGTTCGGCTGGCTGCCCGTCCTGCTGTGGGTACTGCTGGGCGGCATCTTCTTCGGTGCTGTGACCGACTTCGGCGCGCTGTATGCCAGCGTCAAGAATGACGGCAAGTCCATGGGCATGCTGATCGAGAAATACATCGGCAAGCTGGGCCGCCGCCTGTTCCTGCTGTTCTGCTGGCTGTTCACCCTGCTGGTCATCGCGGCCTTCGCCGACATGGTGGCCGATACCTTCAACGCCTACACCACCACCGATGGCGTGACTTCTCTGGCCGCTGCCGCCAACACCAACGGCGCCGCCGGCATGGTCTCCATCATGTTCATGGTGTTTGCCGTCATCTTCGGCCTGATCCAGAAGAAGTTCAACTTTGACGGCTGGAAAGAAGCGGTCATCGGCATCGTCTTTATCGTGCTGTCCTTCGTGATCGGCTCCAACTGCCCGATCATCCTCGCCAAAGAGGGCTGGATCTACATCACCTTCATCTACATCTTCTTCGCGGCTGTGCTGCCCATGTGGCTGCTCAAACAGCCCCGTGACTACATGACCACCTTCATGTTCATCTTCATGATCGCCGGTGCGGCCGTCGGTCTGCTGGTGGCCCATCCCACGATGAACCTGCACGCCTTCACCGCCTGGAATGTGGTCAAGGGTGAGAACGGCAGCCTCATCAGCGGCAGCTTGTTCCCCATCCTATTCGTCACCGTGGCCTGCGGTGCCGTGTCCGGCTTCCACAGCCTGGTTTCTTCCGGCACCTCCTCCAAGACCGTGGAGAATGAAAAGGATATGCTCAAGGTCGGTTACGGCGCCATGGTGCTGGAAAGTCTGCTGGCGGTCCTGGCCCTCTGCGTGGCCGGTGCTTCCGCCGCTGCGGACGGCACTCCCGCCGCCGGCACCCCCTTCCAGGTCTTCAGCAACGGTGTGGCCGGTTTCTTTGAGATGTTCGGCGTGCCCGTGTACGCCGCCACCGTCTTCATGACGATGTGCGTTTCCGCTCTGGCCCTGACCAGCCTGGATGCCGTGGCCCGTATCGGCCGCATGAGCTTCCAGGAGCTGTTCAGCGTGGACGATATGGAACACGCTGAGGGCTGGCGCAAGCTGTTCTGCAACACCTACTTCTCCACTATCGTGACGCTGGTTTTCGGCTTCATTCTGGCGAAGATCGGTTACAGCAACATCTGGCCTCTGTTTGGTTCTGCCAACCAGCTGCTCAGCGCTCTGGTGCTCGTCACCCTCTGCGTCTTCCTGAAGGTGACCGGCCGCAGCAACAAGATGCTCTTCCCGCCGCTGGTCATTATGCTCTGCGTGACCTTCACCGCCCTGGTACAGATCCTGGTGGGCTGTGTGCAGGCCTATGCCGCCGGCACCGCCACTTTCCTGATGCAGGGCCTGCAGCTGATCCTGGCCATCCTGCTGATCCTGTTGGGTGTCATCATCGTGGTCAACTCGCTGCGCGTCTACGCTGCCAGCGAGAAGAACAGCGAAAAGGCTTCCGCACAGTGA
- a CDS encoding alpha-amylase family glycosyl hydrolase — MKAWLKDAVFYEIYPQSFYDTNGDGIGDLPGIIAKLDYIKELGCNALWINPCFDSPFKDAGYDVRDYKKIAPRYGTNEDAEALFRAAHAKGIHVLLDLVPGHTSEEHPWFLASSKAEKNEYSGRYIWTNHCFASGDGMPFIGGESERSGTYILNFFKCQPALNYGYGKIHESWQQPTDAPDCKATVEAMKDVMRFWLDRGCDGFRVDMASSLVKNDTHHKKYTCAIWRDIAAMLHEEYPEAVLVSEWNGPRMALKNGFDMDFMLNQDGNGYDWLMRAYDGGMDSNPHNIGKAYFCKDSGTGIDKFLDDWLPSYKATHKDGLYCLITCNHDTVRPSAGLTTEELRLAYAMIFTMPGAPFLYYGDEIGMRYQKLPTKEGGYFRTGSRTPMQWAPGKNLGFSDAAPEALYLPVDPAADAPTVAAQQTDPHSLWHTVQELLAFRHGHRDLDSDAPFKVLFAPKAKGEYRPFAWRCGALICAVNPAGAAAELPLKLEEGTRPLFVIGNAEVRGETLLLGAQSFAILG; from the coding sequence ATGAAAGCGTGGTTGAAGGACGCAGTCTTTTATGAGATCTATCCCCAGAGTTTTTACGATACCAATGGTGATGGCATCGGCGATCTGCCGGGTATCATTGCCAAACTGGATTATATAAAGGAATTGGGATGCAATGCCCTGTGGATCAATCCCTGCTTTGATTCCCCGTTCAAGGATGCGGGTTATGATGTGCGGGATTACAAGAAAATCGCGCCGCGCTACGGCACCAATGAGGATGCGGAGGCACTGTTCCGAGCGGCCCACGCGAAAGGCATCCATGTGCTGCTGGATCTGGTACCGGGGCACACCAGTGAAGAACATCCCTGGTTCCTTGCCAGCAGCAAAGCGGAGAAAAACGAATATTCCGGGCGGTACATCTGGACCAACCATTGTTTTGCCTCGGGGGACGGTATGCCGTTCATCGGCGGGGAGAGCGAGCGCAGCGGCACCTATATTCTGAACTTTTTCAAATGCCAGCCGGCGCTGAATTATGGCTACGGCAAGATCCACGAGAGCTGGCAGCAGCCCACCGATGCGCCGGACTGCAAGGCGACGGTGGAGGCCATGAAGGATGTCATGCGGTTCTGGCTGGATAGGGGATGCGATGGTTTCCGGGTGGATATGGCGTCCAGTCTTGTGAAGAACGATACCCATCACAAAAAATATACCTGTGCGATCTGGCGGGACATAGCCGCCATGTTGCATGAGGAATACCCCGAGGCGGTGTTGGTCAGCGAGTGGAACGGACCGCGGATGGCACTGAAAAACGGGTTTGATATGGATTTCATGCTCAACCAGGACGGCAACGGATATGACTGGCTGATGCGTGCCTACGACGGCGGGATGGATTCCAATCCCCACAACATCGGCAAGGCTTACTTCTGCAAGGATTCCGGCACCGGGATCGACAAGTTCCTGGACGACTGGCTGCCCAGCTACAAGGCGACGCACAAGGACGGACTTTACTGCCTGATCACCTGCAACCACGATACGGTACGGCCTTCGGCGGGACTTACCACCGAGGAACTGCGGCTGGCTTATGCCATGATCTTTACGATGCCCGGTGCGCCGTTCCTTTACTACGGCGACGAGATCGGCATGCGGTATCAGAAACTGCCCACCAAGGAGGGCGGCTACTTCCGCACCGGTTCCCGCACCCCCATGCAGTGGGCACCGGGGAAAAATCTGGGATTCTCGGACGCCGCGCCGGAGGCTCTCTATCTGCCGGTGGACCCGGCGGCCGATGCGCCCACGGTGGCAGCCCAGCAGACAGATCCCCACAGCCTGTGGCATACGGTGCAGGAGCTGTTGGCTTTCCGCCACGGGCACCGGGATCTGGATTCCGACGCGCCGTTCAAGGTCCTGTTTGCCCCCAAGGCAAAAGGGGAGTACCGCCCCTTTGCCTGGCGCTGCGGCGCACTGATCTGCGCCGTCAACCCGGCGGGGGCAGCGGCAGAACTGCCTCTCAAGCTGGAGGAGGGAACTCGGCCCCTCTTCGTCATCGGCAACGCCGAAGTGCGAGGGGAAACCCTGCTGCTGGGCGCCCAGAGCTTCGCCATTCTTGGCTGA
- a CDS encoding nitroreductase family protein: MMEFLRTRRTYRRFEQRPVAPEILTEAVEAARIASCGNNRQTLKYVIVQSPEAVAAVQPLVHWAASLPPELGCPKPGEQPVAFIAVLQDERLPGCSDTDVGLAMGSMTAAAWAHGVGSCLMGSIDRPALTELLALPEGVKLRYMVAFGYPSHQSHLVTAVDGNTKYYLDDARDYCVPKRPMEEVLLKTL, translated from the coding sequence ATGATGGAATTTTTGCGTACCCGGCGCACCTATCGACGCTTCGAACAGCGCCCTGTGGCACCGGAAATCCTGACCGAGGCTGTGGAAGCCGCCCGCATTGCCAGCTGCGGCAACAACCGGCAGACCCTGAAATATGTGATCGTGCAGAGTCCTGAGGCCGTGGCCGCCGTCCAGCCGCTGGTGCATTGGGCCGCCAGCCTGCCGCCGGAGTTGGGCTGTCCCAAACCGGGTGAACAACCGGTGGCTTTTATCGCCGTACTGCAGGACGAACGCCTGCCCGGCTGCAGCGACACCGATGTGGGTCTTGCCATGGGCAGCATGACAGCCGCCGCCTGGGCTCACGGGGTAGGCAGTTGCCTGATGGGCTCCATCGACCGGCCGGCACTGACAGAACTGCTGGCGCTTCCCGAGGGCGTCAAGCTGCGGTATATGGTGGCTTTCGGCTATCCCAGCCATCAGAGCCACCTGGTCACCGCCGTGGACGGCAACACCAAATATTATTTGGACGATGCAAGGGACTACTGTGTGCCCAAGCGCCCCATGGAAGAAGTTCTGCTGAAGACCCTGTAA
- a CDS encoding peptidoglycan-binding domain-containing protein has product MAKVFVYDSYTNKFYTYTLNESDPMPYSSGTTLRVREFRGSSKSSVLWTTVAAMEAWNLTRRNYGSSIPVGYAFKRIWEGGHGTTSQHYAGVAFDVGQSLSSTARKKIYDTAVATGAWGYVEPLSMTPTWVHFDRRYGKPACPNTTAGYPTVRRGSRNTYVLILQDALNALGYPSGSLDGVFGSATESALKAIQKDFSLTADGVCGCNSWKKIASAAVGIGRTSTVVDK; this is encoded by the coding sequence ATGGCAAAAGTATTTGTTTACGACTCTTACACCAACAAATTCTACACCTATACCCTGAACGAGAGCGATCCCATGCCCTACAGTTCCGGCACCACACTGCGGGTACGGGAGTTCCGCGGGTCCAGCAAGTCCAGCGTGCTGTGGACCACCGTGGCCGCCATGGAGGCCTGGAACCTGACCCGGCGCAACTACGGCAGCAGCATTCCGGTGGGGTATGCTTTCAAACGGATCTGGGAAGGCGGCCACGGCACGACCAGTCAGCACTATGCCGGTGTAGCCTTCGACGTAGGCCAGAGTCTGAGCAGCACCGCCCGCAAAAAGATCTATGACACCGCTGTGGCCACCGGCGCCTGGGGCTATGTGGAGCCGTTGTCCATGACCCCCACCTGGGTCCATTTTGACCGACGCTACGGCAAACCCGCCTGTCCCAACACCACCGCAGGCTACCCCACCGTGCGCCGCGGCAGCCGGAACACCTATGTGTTGATCCTGCAGGACGCCCTCAATGCCCTGGGCTATCCCAGCGGTTCCCTGGACGGCGTATTTGGTTCCGCCACCGAAAGCGCCCTCAAAGCCATCCAGAAGGACTTCTCGCTGACGGCCGACGGCGTCTGCGGCTGCAACAGCTGGAAAAAGATTGCCTCCGCAGCCGTAGGCATCGGCCGCACTTCCACAGTGGTTGATAAATAA
- a CDS encoding peptidoglycan-binding domain-containing protein, with protein sequence MKNFQKQFSLTADGLVGKATWYKISYIYVSVKDLAELTSEGETATGTESSGSWPGVVLKRGSTGSEVEQVQFWLSELAQFNSALPALTVDGNFGAATERAVKIFQQEQGLTADGVVGQATWEALYSAWLDMQSDLGGTAWPGIVLRRGDTGMEVRLVQFWLRLAAENYSALAAVSVDGNFGASTQRAVTGFQSLFGLTADGLVGRATWNKLNEVALAVANEIVEPNVAPGQFTTTVREGNRGTTVRAVQYYLRRLSAYYSDIPSVTVDGVFGSATTKAVKAWQARAGLTVDGVVGRLTWNSLYAAVENLAESGPVVRAASLPAPTSTLQPGDTGASVLRLDRLLLFLGQWLPEINFLGSTAPSDVYSNDLEITVRSAQRYFGLPETGQVTAADWNVFLKAAQSLSEVNPAAAAPEPDGIWPASALTLGSSGPAVLQVQRWLNLIASVDQGYSFVPETGDFDDATQNALENYQLTAGLPTLGVVDAATWESLRTAAEALCSTCQQAKEG encoded by the coding sequence GTGAAAAACTTCCAGAAACAATTCAGCCTGACCGCCGACGGTTTGGTAGGTAAGGCAACCTGGTATAAAATCAGCTACATCTACGTCAGCGTCAAGGATCTGGCCGAGCTGACCAGCGAAGGCGAGACTGCCACCGGCACAGAAAGTTCCGGCAGCTGGCCCGGCGTGGTTCTCAAACGGGGTTCCACCGGCAGCGAAGTGGAGCAGGTGCAGTTCTGGCTTTCGGAACTGGCACAGTTCAACAGTGCCCTGCCGGCTCTGACGGTGGACGGGAACTTTGGTGCCGCCACCGAGCGGGCCGTCAAGATTTTCCAGCAGGAGCAGGGCCTGACAGCCGACGGCGTTGTGGGGCAGGCCACCTGGGAGGCACTGTATTCCGCCTGGCTGGATATGCAGAGTGACCTGGGCGGCACCGCCTGGCCCGGCATCGTGCTGCGTCGCGGAGACACCGGTATGGAAGTTCGTCTGGTACAGTTCTGGCTGCGGCTGGCGGCGGAAAACTACTCAGCCCTGGCCGCCGTCAGTGTGGATGGCAATTTCGGCGCCTCCACCCAGCGGGCTGTCACGGGATTCCAGAGCCTGTTCGGGCTGACGGCAGACGGTCTGGTGGGCCGTGCCACCTGGAACAAACTCAACGAAGTGGCGCTGGCCGTAGCCAACGAGATCGTGGAGCCCAATGTAGCTCCCGGCCAGTTCACCACCACCGTGCGGGAAGGCAACCGCGGCACCACGGTGCGGGCTGTCCAGTACTATCTGCGCCGGTTGTCGGCGTACTACAGCGACATCCCCTCGGTGACAGTGGACGGCGTTTTCGGTTCAGCGACGACCAAAGCCGTGAAAGCCTGGCAGGCCCGGGCGGGCCTCACGGTAGATGGTGTTGTGGGACGGCTGACCTGGAACAGTCTGTATGCCGCCGTGGAGAATCTGGCAGAGAGCGGCCCTGTGGTACGGGCAGCTTCTCTGCCGGCGCCGACTTCGACGCTGCAGCCCGGCGATACCGGTGCCTCGGTGCTGCGGCTGGATCGTCTGCTCCTTTTCTTGGGACAGTGGCTGCCCGAGATCAACTTTTTGGGCAGTACCGCACCCAGTGATGTATACTCCAACGACCTGGAGATCACCGTCCGCAGCGCCCAGCGGTATTTCGGCCTGCCGGAGACCGGTCAGGTGACCGCCGCCGACTGGAATGTTTTCCTGAAAGCAGCGCAGTCCCTGTCCGAGGTCAACCCTGCGGCCGCCGCCCCGGAACCGGATGGAATCTGGCCTGCTTCGGCGCTGACGCTGGGCAGTTCCGGCCCTGCCGTGCTGCAGGTGCAGCGCTGGCTGAATCTGATTGCCTCGGTGGACCAGGGATACAGCTTTGTACCGGAGACCGGGGATTTCGATGACGCCACCCAGAACGCGCTGGAGAATTACCAGCTGACTGCCGGTCTGCCAACGCTGGGCGTGGTGGACGCAGCCACCTGGGAGAGTCTGCGCACCGCCGCCGAGGCGCTGTGCAGCACCTGCCAACAAGCCAAGGAGGGATAA